A stretch of the Streptomyces sp. NBC_01428 genome encodes the following:
- a CDS encoding ABC transporter ATP-binding protein, whose amino-acid sequence MTALLEVEDLKVAYGKIEAVKGISFTVEAGQIVTLIGTNGAGKTTTLRTLSGLLKPSGGRITFDGKPLASVPAHKIVALGLAHSPEGRHIFPRLTIAENLQLGAFLRTDKAGIEKDIQRAYDLFPILGERRKQAAGTLSGGEQQMLAMGRALMSQPKLLMLDEPSMGLSPIMMQKILATIAELKASGTTILLVEQNAQAALSLADQGHVMEVGNIVLSGTGQDLLHDESVRKAYLGED is encoded by the coding sequence GTGACCGCACTGCTCGAGGTCGAAGACCTCAAGGTCGCCTACGGCAAGATCGAAGCCGTCAAGGGCATCTCCTTCACCGTCGAAGCAGGCCAGATCGTCACCCTCATCGGCACCAACGGCGCCGGCAAGACGACCACCCTGCGCACCCTCTCCGGGCTCCTCAAGCCCAGCGGAGGCCGCATCACCTTCGACGGCAAACCCCTCGCCAGCGTCCCCGCCCACAAGATCGTCGCCCTCGGACTCGCCCACTCCCCCGAGGGACGCCACATCTTCCCCCGCCTCACCATCGCGGAGAACCTCCAGCTCGGAGCCTTCCTCCGCACCGACAAGGCGGGCATCGAGAAGGACATCCAGCGCGCCTACGACCTCTTCCCCATCCTCGGGGAACGCCGCAAGCAGGCCGCCGGAACCCTCTCCGGCGGCGAACAGCAGATGCTCGCCATGGGCCGCGCCCTCATGTCCCAGCCCAAACTGCTCATGCTCGACGAACCCTCCATGGGCCTCTCGCCGATCATGATGCAGAAGATCCTCGCCACCATCGCCGAACTCAAGGCGTCCGGCACGACCATCCTCCTCGTCGAGCAGAACGCCCAGGCCGCGCTCTCCCTCGCCGACCAGGGACACGTCATGGAGGTCGGCAACATCGTCCTCTCCGGCACCGGACAGGACCTCCTCCACGACGAGTCCGTCCGCAAGGCCTACCTCGGCGAGGACTGA
- a CDS encoding ABC transporter ATP-binding protein — MTTTTAPSPVLEATGVTMRFGGLTAVRNVDLTVNAGEIVGLIGPNGAGKTTFFNCLTGLYVPTEGKVAYKGTVLPPKPHLVTSAGIARTFQNIRLFANMTVLENVLVGRHTRTKEGLWSALLRGPGFRKAEAASRERAMELLEFIGLEHKADHLSRNLPYGEQRKLEIARAMASEPGLLLLDEPTAGMNPQETRATEDLVFAIRDRGIAVLVIEHDMRFIFNLSDRVACLVQGEKLVEGTSEVVQGDERVIAAYLGTPFEGAPGDEELAEVEAAEAAGTAPATTTTPVTEAADTTPAADPTEPTEATAETETPATTEATKTPATPAADPTDDTADEATTAPEAPAVTPADADEPDAHGSTTSKEGNAQ, encoded by the coding sequence ATGACCACCACCACGGCCCCCAGCCCCGTCCTCGAAGCCACCGGCGTCACCATGCGCTTCGGCGGCCTCACCGCCGTCCGCAACGTCGACCTCACCGTCAACGCCGGAGAGATCGTCGGCCTCATCGGCCCCAACGGCGCCGGCAAGACCACCTTCTTCAACTGCCTCACCGGCCTCTACGTCCCCACCGAGGGCAAAGTCGCCTACAAGGGCACCGTCCTGCCCCCCAAGCCCCACCTCGTCACCAGCGCCGGCATCGCCCGCACCTTCCAGAACATCCGGCTCTTCGCCAACATGACCGTCCTGGAAAACGTCCTCGTCGGCCGCCACACCCGCACCAAGGAAGGCCTCTGGTCCGCCCTCCTGCGCGGCCCCGGCTTCCGCAAGGCCGAAGCGGCCTCCCGCGAACGCGCCATGGAACTGCTGGAGTTCATCGGCCTCGAACACAAAGCCGACCACCTCTCCCGCAACCTCCCCTACGGCGAACAGCGCAAGCTCGAGATCGCCCGCGCCATGGCCAGCGAACCCGGACTCCTCCTCCTCGACGAGCCCACCGCCGGCATGAACCCGCAGGAGACCCGCGCCACCGAAGACCTCGTCTTCGCCATCCGCGACCGCGGCATCGCCGTCCTCGTCATCGAGCACGACATGCGCTTCATCTTCAACCTCAGCGACCGCGTCGCCTGCCTCGTCCAGGGCGAGAAGCTCGTCGAAGGCACCTCCGAGGTCGTCCAGGGCGACGAACGCGTCATCGCCGCCTACCTCGGCACCCCCTTCGAAGGCGCCCCCGGCGACGAAGAACTCGCCGAGGTCGAAGCAGCCGAAGCCGCCGGAACCGCCCCCGCCACGACGACCACCCCGGTCACCGAGGCAGCGGACACCACCCCGGCCGCCGACCCGACGGAGCCGACGGAAGCAACGGCGGAAACCGAGACCCCGGCAACCACCGAGGCCACGAAAACCCCCGCCACCCCCGCGGCAGACCCCACCGACGACACCGCCGACGAAGCGACCACCGCTCCCGAAGCCCCCGCCGTCACCCCGGCCGACGCCGACGAGCCCGACGCGCACGGCAGCACCACCAGCAAGGAAGGAAACGCCCAGTGA